A DNA window from Cystobacter ferrugineus contains the following coding sequences:
- a CDS encoding efflux RND transporter periplasmic adaptor subunit: MTASSSRPPRRPFWLAAAGLGVGAAVSVGLVLGRPSSAEAEPTPASGPVVKGESVHLPPEGPQWQYIELAVASEASALAPLPAPGRVDLDERRTASMGSPLAGRVDQVRVRIGDRVKAGDRLFSVRSAAYADLDREQKSSETEVADKQRVADRLRELVNLQAAPEKELLAAEAELRQAKLALEAARAKRASLSVSAEGDNLFWVTAPRAGTVVDLDVVSNQEVTPERDKPLLRISDLNEVLVIADVQESDASDLREGQPAIVRTQSGGVERRGTVERVSEVVDPRRRTVEVRVRVVNEDRLLRPNAFVEVTPEAPADVKRVRVPASAVVTDGARSVVFVAREAGRLERVAVTAGRRRDGQVELRAGLETGSRYVARGALLLENTIELAD, from the coding sequence ATGACCGCTTCCTCCTCCCGTCCTCCCCGCCGTCCCTTCTGGCTCGCCGCCGCCGGTCTCGGCGTGGGCGCCGCTGTCTCCGTGGGCCTGGTGCTCGGCCGCCCCTCGAGCGCCGAGGCCGAGCCCACGCCCGCGTCCGGTCCCGTCGTCAAGGGCGAGAGCGTGCACCTGCCCCCGGAGGGGCCACAGTGGCAGTACATCGAGCTCGCGGTGGCCTCGGAGGCGTCCGCGCTCGCGCCGCTGCCCGCGCCCGGCCGCGTGGACCTGGACGAGCGCCGCACCGCCTCCATGGGCTCGCCCCTGGCTGGCCGGGTGGATCAGGTGCGCGTGCGCATCGGTGACCGGGTGAAGGCCGGAGACCGGCTCTTCTCCGTGCGCTCGGCGGCCTACGCGGACCTGGACCGCGAGCAGAAGAGCTCCGAGACGGAGGTGGCGGACAAGCAGCGCGTGGCGGACCGGCTGCGCGAGCTGGTGAACCTGCAGGCCGCGCCGGAGAAGGAGCTCCTGGCGGCCGAGGCCGAGCTGCGCCAGGCGAAGCTGGCCCTGGAGGCGGCGCGGGCCAAGCGCGCCAGCCTCTCGGTGTCCGCCGAGGGCGACAACCTCTTCTGGGTGACGGCGCCGCGCGCGGGCACGGTGGTGGATCTGGACGTGGTGTCCAACCAGGAGGTGACGCCGGAGCGCGACAAGCCGCTCCTGCGCATCTCGGATCTGAACGAGGTGCTGGTCATCGCGGACGTGCAGGAGTCGGACGCGTCGGACCTGCGCGAGGGTCAGCCGGCCATCGTCCGCACGCAGTCGGGTGGAGTGGAGCGGCGCGGGACGGTGGAGCGTGTCTCGGAGGTGGTGGACCCGCGGCGGCGCACGGTGGAGGTGCGGGTGCGGGTGGTGAACGAGGATCGGCTGCTGCGCCCCAACGCCTTCGTGGAGGTGACGCCCGAGGCTCCCGCGGACGTGAAGCGCGTGCGCGTGCCGGCCAGCGCCGTGGTGACGGACGGGGCGCGCTCGGTCGTCTTCGTGGCGCGGGAGGCCGGCCGTCTGGAGCGCGTGGCGGTGACGGCGGGCCGCCGCCGGGACGGCCAGGTCGAGCTGCGTGCTGGGTTGGAGACGGGCAGCCGCTACGTCGCCCGCGGCGCGCTGCTGCTGGAGAACACCATCGAGCTGGCGGACTAG